AACGTCGCATCGCGCCAGAAGCTGGAGATCAAGCCAGCCATGAGCGTGCTGGATGAATGCCTGATCCGATCAGCGCTGGGCAGTCGGCCCAGGGAGATCCACTACTCATGGGCGCCACTGTGGCAGGCCACGGCCAAGGAGCGGGCAGACATCGGCAAGACCACCGCCGACACCATCAAGGCGCTGAAGGACTCGGGCCTGTTCCCTGAGGACGCGCTATCAGCTGCATCGGTGAACCTGTTGGTGGAGCTGAGCGTGATGCCTGGGCTGGAAGCGGCCATCGACCAGTTCGGGGCTGAGATGCCGGACGAAGAGGTAGGCGGCGACCTCCCGACGTCACCAGCCCCCGAAAAAACCGACACTGAGGGACTCGACCCATGATCTTTACCGACTCCGTGCCTGTCTCCGGTGTTCGACGCACGGCAGACGGCTACCTGGTGGCCGAGGCCTTCGTCGCCCGCACCGGCATTCAGGATTACCTAGGCTCCGAGATTGACCCAGACAACGAACACGGGCTGCGTGATGTACCAATCGTCAAGGTTTACCGGCCTGAGAGCTCGGTGTTCCACAAGGACGCGATGAACTCCTACGCCTACCGCCCCATGACCAACGACCACCCAGGCGGCGACGGCGTCAATTCCAAGAACTGGAAGGACGTGGCTGTCGGCAACACTGGCGGCGAGGTCATCCGTGATGGTCAGCGGGTGAAGGTGCCGCTGGTCCTCATGGATGCCAAGGCCATCTCGGACTTCGAGGCTGGCAAACGACAACTTTCCATGGGCTATGGCGCTGAAATCATCTTCCAGGATGGCGTAACGCCAGAGGGCGATGCGTATCACGTCAGCCTGGGCCCAATGAAAATGAATCACCTCAGCCTGGTGCACAGCGCGCGGGCTGGCGAAGAGTTTCGTATCGGTGATAGCAAACCAAATACCCCAACAGGAGGCCATGACATGGCTGATGCACTGCGAAAACTCCTTGTCGATGGCATCTCCATTGATGTCACCGAGCAAGGCGCCCAGGCCATCGAGAAGCTGAACACCAAGCTTGCCGACGCTGCCACCGCCACCAAGACCCTGACCGACGC
This genomic stretch from Pseudomonas synxantha BG33R harbors:
- a CDS encoding DUF2213 domain-containing protein; this translates as MIFTDSVPVSGVRRTADGYLVAEAFVARTGIQDYLGSEIDPDNEHGLRDVPIVKVYRPESSVFHKDAMNSYAYRPMTNDHPGGDGVNSKNWKDVAVGNTGGEVIRDGQRVKVPLVLMDAKAISDFEAGKRQLSMGYGAEIIFQDGVTPEGDAYHVSLGPMKMNHLSLVHSARAGEEFRIGDSKPNTPTGGHDMADALRKLLVDGISIDVTEQGAQAIEKLNTKLADAATATKTLTDAHATAIALKDGELAKKDDEITKLKAAVISDADIDKRVTARADLLTKAKTIADADYTGKTDAEIRKAVVIAKLGDAAVTGKADAYIDARFEILVEDAAKDPAGDTFRKHMIQQDGKTVGDESEKARLQMIVDMQTAHLPKA